A window of Haloarcula marismortui ATCC 43049 genomic DNA:
ATGGTCCCGCCGCCCATCTCGGTGGCGATGTCCTCCGGCTGGACAAACGAGAGGCTCTTGATCTCGACGGCGGCGTCGACGCCGGCCAGTGTCGCCAGCGAATCGGCGACCTGCTCGGCCCCGTCCTGAATGAGTCTGGTGATGAGTGTGAGTTTCCGAATATCGATGAGAAGCGGCATTGCACAGTATCAGGACCTATGATGTGTTACCGTTTTCGGTGGCTGCAGGGTCGGCAACCCGACGGTGGGCCACCGTAACCCTCATTACCACTGACTGACAGAGATTTGGTGGGGAGCGTGCTATTCCGTGTCTTACCCGTCATCGACGGGTTTCTCACGGGAAGCCGCCATCGAATTTCTGTGCCATACGCGCTGGGGAGCCACGGCCACGCCCGATGTGAGCACGCTTAAGCCGCCCCGTCCGTTTTGCACAGCCATGGAACCACGGGACCTCTCCGCTCACACTGTCTATCGGGCAGGTCGCGGTATCGAAGAGGTCGCCCGGGAACTCGGTCTCGACCCGGACGACATGGTGAAGCTGGCGTCAAACGAGAATATGTTCGGACCGAGCCCGGACGCCGTCGAGGCGATTCGCGGGTCGGCCGAACGGATGCATTCCTATCCGAAGGCCTCCCACGCCGACCTCGTCGACGAACTGGCGGATATGTGGGACGTAACGCCCGAACAGGTGTGGCTGAGCAACGGCGGCGACGGCGCGCTGGACTGCCTCGCCCGAGCCATGCTCGACCCCGGGCAGGACGTGCTCGTCCCGTCGCCGGGCTTCGCGTACTACGCGATGAGCGCCCGCTATCACCACGGCGAGGTCAACGAGTACACGCTCTCGAAGGCCGACGACTTCGCCCAGACCGCCGACACCGTCCTGAAGGATTACGACGGCGAGCGCATCGTCTATCTCACCAGTCCGCACAACCCGACTGGCGCGGAGTTCACGACCGACGCGGTCCGGACTATCGCCGAGGAAACCGACGAGCAGACCCTCGTCGTTGTCGACGAAGCCTACGGTGAGTTCACCGAAAAGCCGAGCAAACGGCCGTTACTTTCCGACCGCGACGACGTTGCGCTCCTGCGAACGTTCTCGAAGGCGTACGGACTCGCAGGGATTCGACTCGGCTACGCGGTCGTTCCCGAGGACTGGGCCGATGCCTACGCCCGCATCAACACGCCGTTCTCGGCCAGCGAACTCGCCTGCCGCGCCGGGCTGGCGGCGCTCGACGACGACGAGCACGTCGAGCGCTCCGTCGACACCGCCGCGTGGGCCCGGGAGTACCTCTCGGCGGAACTCGACGCACCGACCTGGGACAGCGCGGGGAACTTCATCCTCGCGGAGGTCGGCGACGCGTCGGCCATCGCGGATGCCGCCCAGGAGCGTGGCGTCATCATCCGCGACTGTTCCTCGTTCGGGCTCCCCGAATGCATCCGTATCACCTGCGGAACGCGCGAGGACACGGAACGCGCCGTCTCGGTACTGAACGAGGTTATCGAGGAGGTTAAGGCGTGAGAGTCGCCGTTACCGGCACTCCGGGGACAGGCAAGACCACGGCAGCGGAACACCTCGACACAGACCTCGATGTCCTCCATCTCAATGACATCATCAAGGACGAGGGGTTTTCAACGGGCATCGACGAGGACCGCGGGAGCCTCGTCGCGGACCTCGACAGGCTGTCGGAGTGGCTTGACAGCCGCGACGACGTGCTGTTCGAATCCCACCTCGCGCATCATTTCGCCGCCGACCGGGTGATTGTGCTGCGAGCCCACCCTGAAACCATCGTCGAGCGGCTTCGTGAGCGCGGCGACGACGATTCGAAGGCCTACGAGAACGCGGAATCGGAAGCGCTCGATGTCATCCTCGGCGAGGCCGTCGAGGAGCACGGGATGGAGTCCGTCTACGAAATCGAGACGACGGACCGGGACCCCGACGAGGTGGCACAGGAGATTCAGGCCGTCGTGGCCGGTGAACGCGAGCCGAGTGCAGGGACTGTCTCCTACATCGACTGGCTATGACGCTCGATAAGTTCCGCCCGCTGGCCGACCGCGCGCTTGGCCCGTTCGTCAGCGCCGCCAAGGTGGCCGGCCTCTCACCCAACGGCGTCAGCGTCATCGCGTTTCTGCTGGCCCTTGGAGCGGGCGGAGTGTACGCCGTTGCGGCGCGGGAGCCCCTGCTGTATCTCGGTGGTGCCGTTCTCGTCTTTTTGAATGGCTGGCTGGACCTCGTCGACGGCGCGCTCGCGCGGGAACTGAACGTCGCGTCCTCGGGCGGCGACCTGCTGGACCACGTGCTCGACCGCTACGCCGACATCGGCATCATCGTCGGCCTCGCTGCCGGTGTGAGCCAGTGGGAACTGGGCATCGCCGCCGTCACTGGCGTCCTGATGACCTCCTATCTCGGGACGCAGGCACAGGCGGTCGGCCTCGACCGCGTGTACGGCGGCCTGCTCGGTCGCGCTGACCGGCTTGCACTTGTCGGTGTGGTCACGGGCGTCGCGGCGTTCGTCCCGAACGCACTGGCCGGACTGACGCTGGTCGGCTGGCTGCTGGTCGTGTTCGCCGTCGTCGGCCACGTCACCGCTGCCCAGCGATTCTATCACGCGATGCGGGCGCTCGACTGAACATCGGTTCAGCAATTGACGGACCGGCATCCCGCTGAGAACGACCAGTGCACTATTTATACTGATCAGCGTGGCGAATCCCCCGACACACCATGAACGGGGATGAAGCCGAAACTCCATGTCACAAACCATTAAATAAACATGTCGACAATAAAGGATAGCGATGGAACACAGTTACCGCTACCGTGCCTATCCGACAGAAGGGGTAGCGGACGAACTGGAACATCAGGTAGATATTCATCGCCAACTATACAACCACGTCCGATGGGACTACACGAACAGCCCCGTGGATGCTAAGCCGAGTGAGTTCGACCAGAACAACAAACTCCCTGAGTGGAAGCAAAAATGGCCAGTGTTCGCGGAAACGTATTCGAAAGCCGCGCAAGCTACCGTTGCCCGCTTCCACCGCAACCTCTCGAACCTTCGTAAACAAAAAGAGAACGGGCACACCGTTGGTCGTCTCAAACGGCAAGCACCTACCGATTACCGGAGCGTGACGTACAACCAGTCTGGTTTCGACCTCGATGAAAAGAGGGGCCAAGACGGGTTTGCGTACGTTCGCTTCAGCAAAGTCGGATGGGTCAAAATACGGTACTCCCGTCCAATCCCTGCTGATTCCTCAATAAAGGAAGCCACGTTCAAGAAAGAGACTACCGGTGAGTGGTTCGTTTCCTTTGGGTTGGAAATCGACGACGCTAACTTGCCCGAGAAGCCCGATGTGGACTCACTCAACCCGAGCAACAGCGTGGGTATTGACCTCGGCATCTTGAACTACATCCATACCAGCGACGGGAAGACCGTGGATTGGCTCAACCTCGAAGGCGAATACGAACGACTCCGACGTGCGCACCGCAAACTCTCGCGGAAAGAACAGGGGTCGAACAACTACGAGAATCAGCGAGTCGAAGTGGCGAAGGCCAAACGCGACATCCACCGGAAAGTACTGGACTACCAGCACAAAATAACGACGTGGCTCGTCAAGGAGTACGATGCCGTGTTTGTGGAGGACTTGAACGTTCAGAGTATGCTTCGAGCGGATGGAAACGGTCGGAACAAGCAGGATGCGGCGTGGCGACAGTGTATCACTTTGCTTGAATACAAGGGCGATGTGTACGGTACGCACGTTGTGCAGGTCGAAGCGGCAGGGACGACAAAAGAATGTGCGGTGTGTGGTGTGGAGTCATCGAAGTCCATCTGGGTCCGGGAACACTCCTGTCCATCATGTGGGTTTGAGACAGATAGGGATGCGAATGCAGCGATGAACGTCTTGCAAAGGGGTTTTCTGAACTAGGGCTGGGATGGCCCGAATCAACGCCTGTGGAGACTGTAACCGCTACGGACACCGCTGATCTTCAGCGAATGTCTGCAAGTCACGTCATCGAAACAGGAAGCCTGTCTACGTGAGAACAGGATTCCCCGCGCCAGCGTGCGCAGGGCAACATTCAAACCGCGCCCCGTCCAAGCCGTCGGTATGGTTCAGTGCGAGATGTGCGGGACGGAGGTTTCGTCTCCGAACCGCGTCAAAATCGAGGGAGCCGAACTCGACGTCTGTGACGAGTGTACCGACTTCGGCACGGAGGTCAAAACGGAGGAGACGTCGTCTACGTCGACGAAGTACTCGACGTCGTCCTCCTCGTCATCGTCGTCGAGTTCGTCCTCCTCGTCGAGTTCCACGGGTGGCGGGTCCAGTGGCCGCCGTCGGGATATGTTCGACGAGATGGACGAGGTCGCACAGGATTACGACGACCGGATCCGCAAGGGCCGTGAGTCCCAGGGCCTCAGTCAGGAGGAACTCGCAAAGCAACTCAACGAAAAGGCAAGCCTGATCCGGAAGCTCGAACAGGGTAACTCACTGCCCAGCGACGACGTCCAGAAGAAACTCGAAAGCGCACTCGAAATCTCCCTGAGCGCCGGCGGGAGCGCCGACGAGACGGAGTGGTCCGGCGGGAGCAGCGACGGCGAGTACACGCTCGGCGATGTCGTGAAGCGAAAGGATTAGTTTACAGCTGGAGGTCGCCTTCCTCGACGTCGAGTTCGTCGGCGAGTGACTCAACGTTCGACGAGATAGTTTCAATCTCGTCTTGGAGTTTCTGATACCGTTCGCTGTCCTGCAGTTCCCGGTCGGTTTTCTCGACGCGGAGGACGTTGCGCTTGAGCTTTTTTGATGTGAGTGTCCGGAGTCGGTCGTTGTACTCCCGAATACTGTACAGCCGGTCGACGACCTCCTGTAGCTCGTCACGGGTGACAGGTTTGACGAGGTAGTCGTCGACGCGCATCTCGATGATGTCGAAGTCGGGGTCGATGGCGGTAACCATCGCGACGCGGCACCGGAGCCCCTGCTCTTCAATCTGTGCGAGCACTTCGTTGCCGGAGACGACCGGCATCCGGCGGTCGAGTAACACCACGTCGATATCGGTCGACAGCAGTTCTAAGCCCTCTTCGCCGCTGTAAGCCGTCTGTACGTGGTACTGGTCGGCCAGATAATCGGTGTACAGGTCGGCCAGATGTTGTTCGTCCTCGACTATCAGAACGGTCGGTGTGTCGTCATCCCCTGCTGTCACGGCTTGTCTCATTTCTTGTCTCGGCTGAATCGTAATAACTGTCATCCCCGAGCGGTGGACCGAGAAAACGAAGTCGCAGTGGTAGGGACGCCAAGCGGTGGCTTCGCAACCTATTTCCCCACAGCAACCGGTTCGTTTCGTATGTTCGTCCTTGTCAATCTGAAGGCGTACCCGTGTGACCCAGTCGAGGTAGCAACCGCTGCTGCTGACGTCAGCGACGATTCCGGCGTTCGCGTTGCCGTCGCGCCACAGGCTGCCCAGATCAGCGCTGTGGCGGAGACCGGCGTCGAAACGTGGGCTCAGCACGTCAGCGCCGTCGAGCACGGCAGCCACACCGGCAGCACCCTCGCCGAGGCCGCTGCAGACGCCGGTGCCGTCGGGACGCTGCTGAACCACTCCGAAAACCGGCTCAAGCTCGCGGACATCGATGGGGCACTCGACGCCGCCGACCGCGCGGACCTCGAAACGATCGTCTGTGCGAACAACCCCGCACAGATCGGCGCGGCCGCCGCGCTCGACCCCGACGGTGTGGCCGTCGAGCCACCGGAACTCATCGGGACTGGCACGCCCGTCAGCAAGGCAGACCCAGATATCGTGACCGGCGCAGTCGATGCTGCCGCTCGCGTTAACGGTGACGTGGACGTGCTCTGTGGGGCCGGCATCTCGACCGGCGAAGACCTCGTCTCGGCGAGCGACCTCGGCGCGAGCGGCGTCCTACTGGCAAGCGGCGTTGCGAAGGCTGACGACCCGCGCGCCGCACTCGAAGACCTCGTCGAACCGCTGCTGTAAAATCGACGGCGTCGCAGTACTACCTTTTCAGTCGCTGTCCCCGTCCAGAAACACCGATTCGAGTCGAGAGACAACTGACTCGACCTCGTTGTCGTCGAGCCGGCGGTCGCTCTCCTCCTGAACCAGCGCCGCCAGCCGCGTGTCGTACTGTCCGCGGCCAACGTGTTCGACCAGCCCGCGGAGCCGGAGTTCTCTGTTTCGCGCATAGGCCGCCGTCCGGTCGCCGGAGCCGCCGGCCGAGAAATGTGCGTTCAGCGGCGTCCCGGGGCCCTGCTCGCGGTAGTACGCGAGCATCCGGCAGGTCTTTCGGTCCAACTCCTCGATATCGGCTTGCAGATCGCCGTAGACAGCGGGGCCGTCAAAGTCGGCTGGCGTCTCGCTGTCAGCGGACCCCGTTGCCTCGTCCGACTGCTCAGCTTCAACGGCCTCGGCGATGGCCGCCCTCAGAGCTTCGTCATCAGCCTCAGCAGTTTCTGTCTCAGTCTGGCCGTTGACTGGCGCGGCCACCGCACCGTTGTTTGCGACGGCCCCGTTCGCCACTACGTCGGTGTTCGCAGCGTGACCGTTCGATGTCGGTTCAGCGTCCACACTGCTGGAGTCTGACGCCGATTCAGCGTCCGTGCTGCTAGCATCCGACTCCTGTCCGGCGTCCGCACTGCTCTCATTCGCGTCTGCGCCGCCACTGGCGCTGCCGCCGTTCATCGCGGCCCCGTCCTCGGCAAAGGCACTGAACGCATCGCCAAATCCGCCGCCAGACGTGGCGTCAGCGGTCTCGTCTGGTTCCGGGGGCTGCTCATGGGGACCGTCGGCGTCCGCCTCACTGACGGCGTCTGTGTCGCCGTCCGACGCTTGCTGGTCGGCGAACCGTTCGCGCTGGCGGCGCATCTTCTCCTGTTCTGTCCGGCCGGGGTTGTAGTCCTCGGCCTGATCCAGCATTGCTTCGGTGAACTGCTCGGCCATCCGCGAGAGGTCCCGGGCGTCCTGCAGTTCTGCCTCCAGTTCGGCGATGCGGGAATTCTTTTTGTCCAGTTCCTCACGGAGTTCCTTGATGCGGTTCTCCGTCTCCTGCTGGTCCTCGCTGATGGTCTCCAGTTCGGAGACGAGGTCGTCGCTGACGGACTTGAGTTCAGGGCGCTCGAAG
This region includes:
- a CDS encoding helicase HerA domain-containing protein encodes the protein MAETEQITVATTSAGPGGTGEPGETVNLPVVELLTGRGFITGKSGSGKSNTASVIAEKLLDNGFGLLIVDIDGEYYGLKEEYEILHVGGDEECDIQVTDDHAGKIASLALEQNVPIILDISSFLDEEEAETLLTEVAKQLFAKAKKQKQPFLMLVEECHEWMPEKGSMGEVGKMLIKIGKRGRKHGLGIVGISQRPADVKKDYITQCDWLVWHRLTWNNDTKVVGRILDNKYADAVEDLDDGEAFMMNDWAEQVSRVQFHRKQTFDAGATPGLDDFERPELKSVSDDLVSELETISEDQQETENRIKELREELDKKNSRIAELEAELQDARDLSRMAEQFTEAMLDQAEDYNPGRTEQEKMRRQRERFADQQASDGDTDAVSEADADGPHEQPPEPDETADATSGGGFGDAFSAFAEDGAAMNGGSASGGADANESSADAGQESDASSTDAESASDSSSVDAEPTSNGHAANTDVVANGAVANNGAVAAPVNGQTETETAEADDEALRAAIAEAVEAEQSDEATGSADSETPADFDGPAVYGDLQADIEELDRKTCRMLAYYREQGPGTPLNAHFSAGGSGDRTAAYARNRELRLRGLVEHVGRGQYDTRLAALVQEESDRRLDDNEVESVVSRLESVFLDGDSD
- a CDS encoding adenylate kinase family protein, which codes for MRVAVTGTPGTGKTTAAEHLDTDLDVLHLNDIIKDEGFSTGIDEDRGSLVADLDRLSEWLDSRDDVLFESHLAHHFAADRVIVLRAHPETIVERLRERGDDDSKAYENAESEALDVILGEAVEEHGMESVYEIETTDRDPDEVAQEIQAVVAGEREPSAGTVSYIDWL
- a CDS encoding CDP-alcohol phosphatidyltransferase family protein, giving the protein MTLDKFRPLADRALGPFVSAAKVAGLSPNGVSVIAFLLALGAGGVYAVAAREPLLYLGGAVLVFLNGWLDLVDGALARELNVASSGGDLLDHVLDRYADIGIIVGLAAGVSQWELGIAAVTGVLMTSYLGTQAQAVGLDRVYGGLLGRADRLALVGVVTGVAAFVPNALAGLTLVGWLLVVFAVVGHVTAAQRFYHAMRALD
- the tpiA gene encoding triose-phosphate isomerase, which encodes MFVLVNLKAYPCDPVEVATAAADVSDDSGVRVAVAPQAAQISAVAETGVETWAQHVSAVEHGSHTGSTLAEAAADAGAVGTLLNHSENRLKLADIDGALDAADRADLETIVCANNPAQIGAAAALDPDGVAVEPPELIGTGTPVSKADPDIVTGAVDAAARVNGDVDVLCGAGISTGEDLVSASDLGASGVLLASGVAKADDPRAALEDLVEPLL
- the hisC gene encoding histidinol-phosphate transaminase; this translates as MEPRDLSAHTVYRAGRGIEEVARELGLDPDDMVKLASNENMFGPSPDAVEAIRGSAERMHSYPKASHADLVDELADMWDVTPEQVWLSNGGDGALDCLARAMLDPGQDVLVPSPGFAYYAMSARYHHGEVNEYTLSKADDFAQTADTVLKDYDGERIVYLTSPHNPTGAEFTTDAVRTIAEETDEQTLVVVDEAYGEFTEKPSKRPLLSDRDDVALLRTFSKAYGLAGIRLGYAVVPEDWADAYARINTPFSASELACRAGLAALDDDEHVERSVDTAAWAREYLSAELDAPTWDSAGNFILAEVGDASAIADAAQERGVIIRDCSSFGLPECIRITCGTREDTERAVSVLNEVIEEVKA
- a CDS encoding multiprotein bridging factor aMBF1, whose translation is MVQCEMCGTEVSSPNRVKIEGAELDVCDECTDFGTEVKTEETSSTSTKYSTSSSSSSSSSSSSSSSSTGGGSSGRRRDMFDEMDEVAQDYDDRIRKGRESQGLSQEELAKQLNEKASLIRKLEQGNSLPSDDVQKKLESALEISLSAGGSADETEWSGGSSDGEYTLGDVVKRKD
- a CDS encoding response regulator, encoding MTVITIQPRQEMRQAVTAGDDDTPTVLIVEDEQHLADLYTDYLADQYHVQTAYSGEEGLELLSTDIDVVLLDRRMPVVSGNEVLAQIEEQGLRCRVAMVTAIDPDFDIIEMRVDDYLVKPVTRDELQEVVDRLYSIREYNDRLRTLTSKKLKRNVLRVEKTDRELQDSERYQKLQDEIETISSNVESLADELDVEEGDLQL